The proteins below are encoded in one region of Oncorhynchus kisutch isolate 150728-3 linkage group LG14, Okis_V2, whole genome shotgun sequence:
- the slc5a6b gene encoding solute carrier family 5 member 6 isoform X2, whose protein sequence is MAVCVYTPALALNAVTGFDLWGAVLATGLVCTLYTTLGGLKAVIWTDVFQTIVMFAGQLAVIVVGVQQTGGVAEVWRKVSEGNRISGIDLNPDPTVEYTFWTLGVGGVFLMLSLYGVNQAQVQRYLSAKTERDAVMSCYMVFPSLQLALALSCVMGLVMFARYCGEDHFHNLGVLSKNEMVLYFVMDMLQGLPGLSGLFISCLFSAALSTISSAFNSLATVTMEDLIKPHCPSMTEARATLLSKGLACSYGLLCLAMAYLTHLMSDSVLQTAFKIFGMVGGPLLGVFSLGLFFPWANSTGALVGLGSGLTMAFWVGIGSIVTSTSGGLAAVSQFNCTAVQLSGNITTAMGTALISTAMPTVTHSRPMGLQRFYSLSFMWYSALNSFTVVITGLVVSFLTGPMKAEEVTPGTLYPLLGNMLFFVPDKLKQKLCCVTPLGHGPTIQECPPAQHERNGQAVYTEEGLLEESFASPLLTSHTPVVEHETAL, encoded by the exons ATGGCTGTTTGTGTGTACACTCCAGCCCTAGCACTCAATGCAG TTACTGGCTTTGATTTATGGGGAGCAGTGCTGGCCACTGGACTGGTGTGTACACTGTATACAACTCTG GGAGGCCTGAAGGCAGTGATCTGGACAGATGTCTTCCAGACAATAGTGATGTTTGCTGGCCAACTAGCGGTCATCGTGGTGGGGGTCCAGCAGACTGGGGGGGTGGCAGAGGTCTGGAGGAAGGTCTCAGAGGGGAACCGCATCTCCGGCATAGA CCTGAACCCTGACCCTACAGTGGAGTACACGTTCTGGACCCTGGGGGTGGGGGGAGTCTTCCTGATGTTGTCACTGTATGGGGTCAACCAGGCCCAGGTCCAGAGATACCTCAGTGCCAAGACCGAGAGGGACGCCGTCAT GTCTTGCTACATGGTGTTTCCCTCTCTACAGTTAGCTCTAGCTCTGAGCTGTGTCATGGGGCTTGTCATGTTTGCACGCTACTGTGGGGAGGACCATTTCCACAATCTAGGTGTCTTATCAAaaaatgag ATGGTGTTGTACTTTGTGATGGACATGCTGCAGGGTCTACCTGGCCTGTCTGGACTGTTTATCTCCTGCCTGTTTAGTGCAGCTCTCAG CACCATCTCATCAGCCTTTAACTCTCTGGCTACAGTGACCATGGAGGATCTGATCAAACCACACTGCCCCTCCATGACAGAGGCCAGGGCCACCCTGCTCTCCAAGGGACTGG CATGTTCATATGGACTGCTGTGTCTGGCCATGGCCTATCTCACCCACTTGATGAGTGATTCCGTTTTGCAG ACTGCTTTCAAAATATTTGGAATGGTTGGTGGTCCTCTTCTGGGTGTCTTCTCTCTCGGGTTGTTCTTTCCTTGGGCGAACTCTACC GGTGCCCTGGTAGGGTTGGGGTCAGGCCTGACGATGGCCTTCTGGGTGGGCATTGGGAGCATCGTAACCAGTACCTCTGGGGGTCTTGCTGCTGTGTCTCAGTTCAACTGTACTGCTGTACAACTCTCAGGGAACATCACCACAGCCATGGGGACAGCACTCATCAGTACTGCAATGCCCACCGTTACACACAG CCGACCAATGGGTCTGCAGAGGTTCTACTCCTTGTCCTTCATGTGGTACAGTGCTCTCAACTCCTTCACTGTGGTGATCACAGGGTTGGTTGTTAGCTTTCTCACAG gaccaatgAAAGCGGAGGAGGTGACCCCAGGCACTTTGTATCCCCTGTTGGGCAACATGCTGTTCTTCGTACCAGATAAACTCAAACAGAAGCTGTGCTGCGTCACCCCACTGGGGCATGGG ccAACCATCCAGGAATGTCCACCTGCTCAACACGAGAGAAATGGTCAGGCCGTCTACACAGAGGAGGGCTTGTTAGAAGAAAGCTTTGCCTCTCCTCTTCTAACCTCCCACACACCTGTTGTGGAACATGAGACCGCTCTGTGA
- the slc5a6b gene encoding solute carrier family 5 member 6 isoform X1, whose protein sequence is MSPSTSIPFSNSSCILIPGTKMDALAQMHFATIDYVIFALLLASSMGIGLYYALSGGRQRTTQEFLLADRSMSCLPVSLSLIATFQSAVAIVGVPAEIYTHGTQYWFIGCAYILGLFIPAHIFIPVFYRLHLTSAYQYLELRFNKPVRICGTVTFIFQTVIYMAVCVYTPALALNAVTGFDLWGAVLATGLVCTLYTTLGGLKAVIWTDVFQTIVMFAGQLAVIVVGVQQTGGVAEVWRKVSEGNRISGIDLNPDPTVEYTFWTLGVGGVFLMLSLYGVNQAQVQRYLSAKTERDAVMSCYMVFPSLQLALALSCVMGLVMFARYCGEDHFHNLGVLSKNEMVLYFVMDMLQGLPGLSGLFISCLFSAALSTISSAFNSLATVTMEDLIKPHCPSMTEARATLLSKGLACSYGLLCLAMAYLTHLMSDSVLQTAFKIFGMVGGPLLGVFSLGLFFPWANSTGALVGLGSGLTMAFWVGIGSIVTSTSGGLAAVSQFNCTAVQLSGNITTAMGTALISTAMPTVTHSRPMGLQRFYSLSFMWYSALNSFTVVITGLVVSFLTGPMKAEEVTPGTLYPLLGNMLFFVPDKLKQKLCCVTPLGHGPTIQECPPAQHERNGQAVYTEEGLLEESFASPLLTSHTPVVEHETAL, encoded by the exons ATGAGCCCCTCCACCTCCATCCCATTCAGCAATAGTAGCTGTATCCTGATTCCTGGCACCAAGATGGATGCTTTGGCACAAATGCACTTCGCCACTATCGACTATGTCATATTTGCTCTTTTGTTGGCGTCGTCCATGGGCATAGGGCTGTACTATGCCCTGTCAGGGGGTCGGCAGCGCACCACTCAGGAGTTCCTGCTGGCGGACCGGAGCATGAGCtgcctccctgtgtctctgtcaCTAATCGCTACATTTCAATCAGCGGTGGCAATAGTGGGCGTGCCAGCGGAGATCTATACCCATGGCACTCAGTACTGGTTCATAGGCTGTGCTTACATCCTGGGGCTATTCATTCCAGCACACATTTTCATTCCTGTGTTCTACAGGTTGCATCTTACCAGCGCTTACCAG TATCTGGAACTGCGGTTCAACAAACCAGTGCGTATCTGTGGAACAGTTACCTTCATCTTTCAGACG GTCATATATATGGCTGTTTGTGTGTACACTCCAGCCCTAGCACTCAATGCAG TTACTGGCTTTGATTTATGGGGAGCAGTGCTGGCCACTGGACTGGTGTGTACACTGTATACAACTCTG GGAGGCCTGAAGGCAGTGATCTGGACAGATGTCTTCCAGACAATAGTGATGTTTGCTGGCCAACTAGCGGTCATCGTGGTGGGGGTCCAGCAGACTGGGGGGGTGGCAGAGGTCTGGAGGAAGGTCTCAGAGGGGAACCGCATCTCCGGCATAGA CCTGAACCCTGACCCTACAGTGGAGTACACGTTCTGGACCCTGGGGGTGGGGGGAGTCTTCCTGATGTTGTCACTGTATGGGGTCAACCAGGCCCAGGTCCAGAGATACCTCAGTGCCAAGACCGAGAGGGACGCCGTCAT GTCTTGCTACATGGTGTTTCCCTCTCTACAGTTAGCTCTAGCTCTGAGCTGTGTCATGGGGCTTGTCATGTTTGCACGCTACTGTGGGGAGGACCATTTCCACAATCTAGGTGTCTTATCAAaaaatgag ATGGTGTTGTACTTTGTGATGGACATGCTGCAGGGTCTACCTGGCCTGTCTGGACTGTTTATCTCCTGCCTGTTTAGTGCAGCTCTCAG CACCATCTCATCAGCCTTTAACTCTCTGGCTACAGTGACCATGGAGGATCTGATCAAACCACACTGCCCCTCCATGACAGAGGCCAGGGCCACCCTGCTCTCCAAGGGACTGG CATGTTCATATGGACTGCTGTGTCTGGCCATGGCCTATCTCACCCACTTGATGAGTGATTCCGTTTTGCAG ACTGCTTTCAAAATATTTGGAATGGTTGGTGGTCCTCTTCTGGGTGTCTTCTCTCTCGGGTTGTTCTTTCCTTGGGCGAACTCTACC GGTGCCCTGGTAGGGTTGGGGTCAGGCCTGACGATGGCCTTCTGGGTGGGCATTGGGAGCATCGTAACCAGTACCTCTGGGGGTCTTGCTGCTGTGTCTCAGTTCAACTGTACTGCTGTACAACTCTCAGGGAACATCACCACAGCCATGGGGACAGCACTCATCAGTACTGCAATGCCCACCGTTACACACAG CCGACCAATGGGTCTGCAGAGGTTCTACTCCTTGTCCTTCATGTGGTACAGTGCTCTCAACTCCTTCACTGTGGTGATCACAGGGTTGGTTGTTAGCTTTCTCACAG gaccaatgAAAGCGGAGGAGGTGACCCCAGGCACTTTGTATCCCCTGTTGGGCAACATGCTGTTCTTCGTACCAGATAAACTCAAACAGAAGCTGTGCTGCGTCACCCCACTGGGGCATGGG ccAACCATCCAGGAATGTCCACCTGCTCAACACGAGAGAAATGGTCAGGCCGTCTACACAGAGGAGGGCTTGTTAGAAGAAAGCTTTGCCTCTCCTCTTCTAACCTCCCACACACCTGTTGTGGAACATGAGACCGCTCTGTGA